One window of the Eschrichtius robustus isolate mEscRob2 chromosome 13, mEscRob2.pri, whole genome shotgun sequence genome contains the following:
- the LOC137775251 gene encoding proline-rich protein 13-like: MWNPNAGQPGPYPHPPNVGCPGGCNPAHPPPAAPTFPPGPFPTPPGAPQGNPAFPPGGPCHPVPQPGYPGCQPSGPYPPPYPPPAPGMCPVNPLAPGMVGPGMVIDKKMTKKMKKAHKKKQKHHRHGKHSSSSSSSSSSDSD, translated from the coding sequence ATGTGGAATCCCAATGCCGGGCAGCCAGGGCCATATCCACACCCCCCTAACGTTGGGTGCCCTGGAGGTTGCAATCCTGCCCATCCACCACCTGCCGCCCCTACCTTTCCTCCAGGCCCCTTTCCCACTCCCCCAGGAGCACCCCAGGGGAATCCAGCCTTTCCCCCTGGTGGGCCCTGTCATCCTGTGCCACAACCAGGGTATCCAGGATGCCAACCCTCAGGTCCCTACCCCCCTCCATACCCACCACCTGCCCCTGGCATGTGTCCTGTGAATCCATTGGCTCCTGGCATGGTAGGACCAGGAATGGTGATTGACAAGAAGatgacaaagaaaatgaaaaaagctcATAAAAAGAAGCAGAAACACCACAGACATGGCAagcattcctcctcctcctcctcctcttccagcaGTGACTCTGACTGA